Sequence from the Camelus dromedarius isolate mCamDro1 chromosome 12, mCamDro1.pat, whole genome shotgun sequence genome:
AAGGCTTCTTCTGCAAAGTTTAGAATCTGAAGTCTCTAGGGGCCTGCCCCCCCAGGGTCTGTCTGGAGCGGAGTGAGACTGGAGATATCACTCCCCCAAGCAGGGAAACCTGAGGAAGCCACTGCAAAAGATGTGTCTGGCTGGGTCAGGGTAGAGGAGGACGGGGAGAGAGTGGGTTTGTGTGGTTGGCCAGATTTGGTGACCGAGTGGCCATGTGGTGAGAAAAGGGAGGGGTCCAGGGCCCTGGAGGGCCTGAGACAGAAGTGAGGGGTGCTCTGCCCAAGACACTGGACgcctgcttcctgccccaggAGAGGAGAGACCAAGACCCGGGTAAGATTCAAAAGGACTTTATTTGTGGCACAAGACTGGAGTCACTCCCTTTCCCCGAGGTCCCAGGGCCACAGGTAGATGGGGCTCGTGGTCCTGCTAAACTAGGGGAAAAagccaccctgccctgcccctagCTGTCCCTGGTGGTCCTGCTGCTCCAGCCCGGACTACACGTCTTCCTCTGACACCAGACAGTAGAAGTCCGTGCGGGCACTGTAGTTTCTGGAGCCGAGATCCGAGATATCCACCTCACTGCCGCGGCCTTCTCCAAGTGAGACCCCACTTGCGTGCGGTGGAGCTGATGGCTCCCCAAAGACAGGTCCTCGTACACCTGGGGAGGGGGTACCGCCAGGCCTGAGGCTGGGCTGctcacagcctgcctcctgccagtcactccctgctgcccctcctgcATGGTAGCATTTGAGGTCCCAGAAGTTCCCAGGCAGGCCCTGGGCTCAACCTCCTCCATGGAAAGAGGCAGCCAGAGGTGCTCGGCTGCAGGGGGCAGTCCCCACCTCATGGACACCTTTCCCAGCTCCTCCACCTTATGCAGTCCTCCTCCAACCAAGGCTGAGCTTCCCAGGGTCAGGGGTGGGCATACCCAGGTCCCCCTCGGGGTCAGGGTCCAGCTCTGGGTCCAGGCTCCGACCTTCCGGGACCCGGCTTCCCACAATCAGCATGGGGTCTTTGTCATCCTGCAGCCGGGTCTGGGGGTCTCCCTCCATCGCTCTGTACTGCACCTTCCGCGGCAGTGCCAGCTGTAGCTCTTTCCAAAAATCGGAGGAAGGCATCTGGCGGCCAGGGTGGGGCAATCAGCGTGTGTAAACACAGCGTGTATAAACACATGGGGGTTCCCAACGCTGGAAGCCCCTGGCCTCCTTAGCCCCAGAGTACACCTCGCAGCGCGCATTCACCTGGCTCCAGGGACCTTCAAGCAGGGTCCCTCCTCTGGGCACCTGGCCACAGAACCCCCGCCCATGGGGTTCCATCCAcaacccccctccccgcctctccgCACCACGGAGCCGGGCCTCCAGAGCAGCAGGGTCACCAGATGGCGGTGCTGGCGCAGCAGGCGAAGCGCGGGGTGCGCCGGGTCTCGCCGCTGGCCCTCGAAGGTGATGAAGATGGGTTTACGCGTGAGCTCCAGCAGTCGGCACAGGCCCTCCCTGCGGGGGAGGGACGTCAGGGGGGGCGCGGCTGGGGCCCACCCAACCCCGCGCGGGACCCACCGGAAGCTGTGGCTGCACCAGGCCCGGCCCAGGAAGGCGTCCGACAGCACCACGACGAGGCGCCGGCAGCGGCTCAGGTTCACCAGGAGGTCGGCGGACGGCTCTGCGGGAACAGGAGCGTAGGCAGGCGCTGGGCGGGGCCCTAGACGGGGCGAGGCccgggcctggggtgggggcggggcgccTCGGTACCCGCGCGCGGCAGGAGGTCGCGATCATCCAGGAAGAGCTTGTAACCCCGACGCCGCTCCAGCTGCGGCTTCAGGATGAAGTTCACGAACTTCCGGTCCTCGGGGCTGTCGCTGTAGGAGATGTAGGCGTCGTAGAGCTTCCCATCTGCGGGCGGCGGCGGGTCAGCGCGGCCGCTTTCCAGGCCTGGGCCCGCCACCCTCGGGGTCCCCTAATCCTCTCCCAGTGTGCAGCAAGGGCCAGGTCTGCGCCCCAGACGCAGATCCAGCAGATTCCCCGGCCCCAGTCGTGCCTAGACCCCTCCCTCACACGGGATTCCAAGTGGAGCCCAGGAACCGGGATACCGTGTCCCCCTTCCGCCAGCCCTGTGCCTTCCTGGGCTGCATGGAGACACCCGTTTCCTGGACTCCGTGCTCGCCAGAGCCCTCCAGGGATGGATGCCCCCTTGACCCCACCTCCAGAGCTGCTCACGTTTGTTGGGGGCAACCCCCCCCAACCCAGACCTGAGCCCAGGGAGGCCCCGTGGCTGACTCCTCATCCCCGTCCATCTGGGACCCACGCACCGTTCATCTCCACCTCCCCGTACGTGTCTTGGTACCAGAGCAATACATTGAGTCGACACTTCACATACAGCAGAGCTGTCAGGAGCAGGACCAGCAGGACTAGGAGTGAAGCCAGCACCGCAGCCACATGTccagctgggcctggggacaGAGCTACAGCCTGAGCCTCTGACCACCCCAGCACCCTCCAGGCCTAAAGGcttcccaggcctccctcctaCCCTCTACCCCAGTGAACCCCCCTCACCAGCTCTCCAAAGAGTAAAGGAGGAGGAGCTGACGTTCTGGATGGAGCAGGTGAAGGTCCCAAAGTCCTCCGCACTGGTCAGGTTGACCCCCAGGACACTGGACACAAGCACCTCTGACAAGTTGGCCTTGACCCTGGGGAaaccaggccccaccccctcacctggGGCCCGAGAGCATCACTGGATGCCCCTTAGCCCCATCTGTCTGGGACTCATCCAAAGAGGCTGCAAATTTGGGCCTCCTAGGCAGTCCTTGGGCCACAAGCTAAGAGAAATGGCCAGAATCAAGGGGGTGTGGATCTGTTTGGAGATAGTTACCCTAATCCTGCATATGGGTCCTGGGGGTCCTCTGACCCCTGCTGGCACTCATGGCCCTGAGTGGACCACAAGGTGTCTAAGGGGCCATCTATTCCTGCAGTCACTGATGGTTAGTCTGCATCCAGAGTGGCAGTCTGCTCGTGTCACATCTGGGCAGTCACTCCCCAGCCCGTGTCCAGGTAGTTGTAGACCAGGGTGTAGGTCAGAGAGGCCACAGGCCATGGGTGTATCCAGCGTGGTTACCTGACCCTGGACACCCTCCTCTCTTACCAGGAGTCCTCGTGGAGGGCATGGTGTCTTCCACTGCCCAGCAGCAGCCCATCTTTCAGCCACTGGACTgagggcagggggcagtgggGCCCAGAGACCACCGAGGCGGTGCAGTTCAGAGTGACCGCACTGCCTAGGGCAGACCCCAGCGCCTGGTGTCCAGATGGGGAGAGGAAGTCAGGGGCCCTGTTGCAGACTCCTGCAGAGAGAGGAACCTGTGCATTAGCCATGCTTGCAGTGCCAGGCTCCCATGGTCCACAGATGGTCTGTGGTCCGGGAAAAAACCAAGCTGGCTAGTGGCACGTGTTGCATGGTGGCCACACCATGTCCATCCACGAGTCCTGTGGGGGACAGGGCCTGGCATTTGGCATACCTTCTTCCCCCAGCAGCAGCTGGTTCTTGTGTGTTCTGCCTGCCCTGGCTCCGAGGGGATGTTAGCTGGAGGGCATTTCCGGAGTCAGAGCTGAGCTGacccaaccccaccccagcccagcagggCCCACCTAACTGCTCATCCACCCAGGGCATAAGCCTGGCCCCCACATTTCCCATGTGCACCTGTTGCCCATTGCTGTgaggcccaggccctggcctTTCTGCTGGGGGAGCTACAGTGAGTGTGGACACTGGTGGTTTAGGGGATTCAGGGGTTGGGCATGCCAGCACGTGTCACCTGGTGTGGGAGTCTGGGGTTCCAGGACCCTCTACTCCAGGCCACAAGCAAGCCTTCTCACCTCCTGGAGATCCAAACTTTCTCATCTTTAGAATGGGGGGATGAGCCCCAGGGGGAGGTCAGAGAAGACTGTCATCGTCTTGGTAGTGTGGTCTCCCACCCATCCCACCCCCAACAGCCCCTACCAGTGCCCGCTCCCAGTATCCCTGGGCTTTACCCCACTAGCCTGGTCTAGAGGCCTTGGGCAGGAGAGGGTTCAAGGCCCATCCTAACGGTGGGGTCAGGACCCTGGGCCATGAGGGTGGGGTGAACAGAGGCCTTTGTACCCCTGGCTTGAGGCCAAGCAGAGAGCCGGGCAACATTGCAGGAGTCAGCCTGAGGGGCAGGAGGTAGGAGTGGAGCCCGAGCCGATCCCTCTCTGACCCATCTACCTGCCATGGTCTGGCCGGGGCCTCCTCGGGGCAGGCTGGGTACTGGGGCCACCCACGGCTCCACGGGGCTCCTTGGCCGAGCAGACTGGTCCCCCAAGGGCTGGGCAAAACTCACTCTCTGTCCTTGTATCAGGTCAGTCAGGGCTCCAGGACGGGTCGGAGGCTGCCGCCATCCCCAGGGAGCAAGTTAAATGAGAACAGGGTCAGTTAACGTGTAACTTTGGCTGCAGAAACACTGCCTCTGCACCAGCTGCCTAATGGAAGCCGGCAGAGCGTCAGGCACCCGCACAGCACCCGGTCCCTTACACGTGGCGGGAGTGGCGCCACCTTGCACAGCCCAGGGGGTTGGTCGGGGCCCTCGGGCTGAACTTCTGCTCCAGGGCCACCATGACGGCCCAGGGTGGGGCAGTGTCCCCAGCACCCCTCATGAGCCTGGGAGTTGGCCTCTTCCCACGTCCCCTGGGACGGGGCCGCCGCACTTAGCTGCCCTGAGGCTGCCAGACTGAGCCACGCTCCCAGCTGGGGCTTTGTTCTGGGCTCAGTCCTGGGTGCGACATGCCCTCGGGAACGCGGCacctgaggctgaggctgagctGGGCCGAGGCGTCAAGGCAGGAGAGGCAagtggggccaggctgggcctgaCGGGGCATCCCTCTTTCTGGGTCCTGTGCCGGCGCCCCCACCTGTTTGTCATCTTCAAACCCAGAGACCTTTGTCCACACTGTCTAGTTCTCCAAGGGAAGTCCCCACCCACTCATAGGTGACCCTTCTCCCCTCCGTGGGCTCTGGGGCCACTTCCAGCCAGTCAGCAGCCTCTTGGCACAAAAATCTCTACAGTGAGCTGGGCTGAAAGGCCGGGGCATGAAGCCCCAGCGCAGGGGCCTTCGCGACAGCCTCCTTGGCAGCTGGGCCCCGGCTACCTCTTCCTTGTCACCGAGGTCCACCCTGTTAATCCAGTGGGTATCCATCCactccactccctccctccctgccaagtGGACACACTGGGGCCCAGCTCCTTcaacactccctccctccccaccagtaGGACCCCTGAGACTTTGCAGGGATGAGTCTCAGCCTGCCTCCCACTCCTGCACGGATGACCCCCTGTGGACCTGGCCCAGCTTCTGCCCCTGGTTTGGAGGGGCTGGAATTTCCTCACTAATTAGTGGAGTGTCAGGCTTGATCCCTTGGGGGCTAGTGCAGAAAGTCCTTCCAGAAGCCCTTTGGAGTGAAGGGCAGGCCTGGGAAGGTCCTTGAAGCAGGAGAACCAGCCACTGAGGGACTGTGGAAGACTGGGCAGCTCACACCCCCTCTCCCAAAAGGAACTTCCTGCAACCCAGCAGGTCCTAGGGCAACTCCTGCAGTGCCTCCTTGGCCTCCCCAAGCTCAGAAGACCTCCCACCCCTGGAAATGCAATCTCAGATCCTCCTGGAAGTTAAGACCAAACTGCATGGCCAGGAGACAGGTGTTCCCCTGCATACCCCTCCCTGTACAGTCTGCCCTGTATACCTCTCCCCTCCACACCTTCCCCTGCAGTCTCCCTtgcacaccccacacacaccctgACCTGCACAACCCCCTGCAGCTTCTGTGCTGCACACTCTCCCTGCCATTTCCCCTGCAACAGCCCCTCTGTACAGTCGGCGCCATACACCCACCCCCTGCACCCCACACAGGCCTACAGTAAGCTCCTGGCCCCTGTGTACACGTGCACACgccccacactcacacacactggTGGTCTACACACCtggcacacacagcacacacttgCCACAGCTCCCACAGGGCACACAGCCACGAGCATCTGTACACACCTCACACCACACTCACTGCACCTCACACACCCCTCAGCCTCCCATCACCCCTCACTCTCACTGGTGCACGCACATGATGCACACATGTGCCACATGCTTTGCGGGCCTCTCCTTAGCCAGGCCTGATTTTGAGGACAGGCCTCAGGCCAGGAAAGGCACCCAAGGACAAGGACACTGGCTCACGCCGAGAAGCAAGGCCACTGTGGGAGGGCACGAAGTCACCTGGTTCCAGCTCTTTCCTCCTGAGTCGGGGAGG
This genomic interval carries:
- the SIGIRR gene encoding single Ig IL-1-related receptor isoform X2, with protein sequence MAGVCNRAPDFLSPSGHQALGSALGSAVTLNCTASVVSGPHCPLPSVQWLKDGLLLGSGRHHALHEDSCVLGVNLTSAEDFGTFTCSIQNVSSSSFTLWRAGPAGHVAAVLASLLVLLVLLLTALLYVKCRLNVLLWYQDTYGEVEMNDGKLYDAYISYSDSPEDRKFVNFILKPQLERRRGYKLFLDDRDLLPRAEPSADLLVNLSRCRRLVVVLSDAFLGRAWCSHSFRWVPRGVGWAPAAPPLTSLPRREGLCRLLELTRKPIFITFEGQRRDPAHPALRLLRQHRHLVTLLLWRPGSVMPSSDFWKELQLALPRKVQYRAMEGDPQTRLQDDKDPMLIVGSRVPEGRSLDPELDPDPEGDLGVRGPVFGEPSAPPHASGVSLGEGRGSEVDISDLGSRNYSARTDFYCLVSEEDV
- the SIGIRR gene encoding single Ig IL-1-related receptor isoform X1 encodes the protein MAGVCNRAPDFLSPSGHQALGSALGSAVTLNCTASVVSGPHCPLPSVQWLKDGLLLGSGRHHALHEDSWVKANLSEVLVSSVLGVNLTSAEDFGTFTCSIQNVSSSSFTLWRAGPAGHVAAVLASLLVLLVLLLTALLYVKCRLNVLLWYQDTYGEVEMNDGKLYDAYISYSDSPEDRKFVNFILKPQLERRRGYKLFLDDRDLLPRAEPSADLLVNLSRCRRLVVVLSDAFLGRAWCSHSFRWVPRGVGWAPAAPPLTSLPRREGLCRLLELTRKPIFITFEGQRRDPAHPALRLLRQHRHLVTLLLWRPGSVMPSSDFWKELQLALPRKVQYRAMEGDPQTRLQDDKDPMLIVGSRVPEGRSLDPELDPDPEGDLGVRGPVFGEPSAPPHASGVSLGEGRGSEVDISDLGSRNYSARTDFYCLVSEEDV
- the SIGIRR gene encoding single Ig IL-1-related receptor isoform X3; amino-acid sequence: MAGVCNRAPDFLSPSGHQALGSALGSAVTLNCTASVVSGPHCPLPSVQWLKDGLLLGSGRHHALHEDSWVKANLSEVLVSSVLGVNLTSAEDFGTFTCSIQNVSSSSFTLWRAGPAGHVAAVLASLLVLLVLLLTALLYVKCRLNVLLWYQDTYGEVEMNDGKLYDAYISYSDSPEDRKFVNFILKPQLERRRGYKLFLDDRDLLPRAEPSADLLVNLSRCRRLVVVLSDAFLGRAWCSHSFREGLCRLLELTRKPIFITFEGQRRDPAHPALRLLRQHRHLVTLLLWRPGSVMPSSDFWKELQLALPRKVQYRAMEGDPQTRLQDDKDPMLIVGSRVPEGRSLDPELDPDPEGDLGVRGPVFGEPSAPPHASGVSLGEGRGSEVDISDLGSRNYSARTDFYCLVSEEDV
- the SIGIRR gene encoding single Ig IL-1-related receptor isoform X4, which encodes MGCCWAVEDTMPSTRTPGPAGHVAAVLASLLVLLVLLLTALLYVKCRLNVLLWYQDTYGEVEMNDGKLYDAYISYSDSPEDRKFVNFILKPQLERRRGYKLFLDDRDLLPRAEPSADLLVNLSRCRRLVVVLSDAFLGRAWCSHSFRWVPRGVGWAPAAPPLTSLPRREGLCRLLELTRKPIFITFEGQRRDPAHPALRLLRQHRHLVTLLLWRPGSVMPSSDFWKELQLALPRKVQYRAMEGDPQTRLQDDKDPMLIVGSRVPEGRSLDPELDPDPEGDLGVRGPVFGEPSAPPHASGVSLGEGRGSEVDISDLGSRNYSARTDFYCLVSEEDV